Within the Erigeron canadensis isolate Cc75 chromosome 6, C_canadensis_v1, whole genome shotgun sequence genome, the region TTAAATAATTTGAATGTTTCTATGTTAATTATAACCCGCCTAAGATAATAGTGTTACTCAATTTTATAAGGTTTATCTGACAGATGTTTTTGAGGAAAATATGTTGAACCAAATCTTTTATACAGTTGTTATACTTAATCACATAAATTGATATAATGTATGACTAACAAAGATTGGCATATATAGAAGTCAAAAATCATTCAAACATTTACATTAGAGAAAAATGTCTGAGAATATAATTTATACACCGTATGTTTTGTAAGGATCTAAACCATTGAATAAAGTAACTTAAGTATATAAATTAAGCAAGTTGGTTGACTTAAAAGTAACTTTGAATTTCAGTGGCATCGCTCGTGAGGACAGGGCAGGGCAGGGGTAGCTAAAAACACGTGATTATATACGGCGCAAtcaaataaaagtataaaactttgATGACAACAACgttgttttatttatcttcttCTATTGTATCCATCTACGCCTAGCTTACCAACGACAGTCACTTCACTAAGTAATCTAATTTTATATTGTACTATGAGTACTTTTCTAAACGGCTAAACCATAAATATATCAAGTCATTTGATTTGATGTTACACTCCAACGTACACTTTCCTAAATTTTAAGGTATATTGGTCATagttacaatttaaaaattacacaaAACATACTTATTGATATCAAAAACTTACAGTTATAGGTATGGTCAGTATAAGTTTCTGACAACGATGGGTATATCtctattaattattaaattgtaAGGGTGACCAGTGTAGTTTCAAACAAATTTCAGATTTGTTTTGTgtaatttaacttaaattttattcttgagtaattatttattatatctttttatacgcTAGTTGATTATCTATAGCGCCGAGAAAGGAAAATTGGGTGCTCCCTCCTCCCATACTACTTGAAGGTGATAATGAAAATAATCTTTCTTACAAACTCTATATTAGAGCGATGGTTATGAGTATCACATTGTAGTTTTGTTACAACACATATTAAGAAATCAATCAACAGGTCAtcatattttgttttgtatgtttatttttaaaaaaaaaataaaaaagacagaGGAAGATCGGGCTTTTACAAAACTATGAAAGTTAACATAACTCGTAATAATGATTTGACAATGTATAGATATTGAGAAATAATAATGGTACCATTAATTTTATTCATCTACTATAATGTACTGGGTATACTACAAACTAGTAATGCTTATGTCTGGTAAATCTATCGTTTTTAGTGGTACTAATAACTTCCCATAGATATTACATTTataaggggggagggagccggAGCGAGATGGAGGAGAGAGTTGGCGGCGAGCTCGCCAGATGGAGCGAGCTTCAGTTGCCGGTGAGGAAGCTGGGCGCGAGATGGAGGCGGCGAGTATGTATCTCGCGGAGAGTTGGAGAAGACAGAGACCATTTGTGAAACTTTTCAAACGGTCATTTGACCGTTAAAGGGACTGTCGGTGCAAATTAAGACGCTctagggaccatttgtgacaagtctggcaaacttttttttttttttaaatttctatataaAGGGTCGAACCTATTACACCAAAATCacaaccaaacaccatttttactctatatttctcatttcaaacacaaatattaacatattttcatcatatggatccatcatcttcatcatcttcatcatcgtcgtcgtccGAAGCAATTTCTTCGGCTTCGgaattttcaattcctttgcCGTTTCCAAATTTATCCACGGGTAGTAGCCTACCTTTTTTGCAAAGTGTTCTTGACGCGGTTGAAGACGACACGGCAAGCTCAACCGAAACCCGCGCCTACATCGAGCGGTTTCGGGAACGAGCTCACGAAACGCTTATGCGTGACTACTTTGTTGAAAACCCAAAGTTTGACCCGGTTTGGTTTCGTGAAAGATTTCGAATGAGTCAAAGGTTGTTTTTGAATATTGTTGCTGATATTGAGCAACGGTTCGTTTACTTTCAACAACGTATAGATCGGTCGGGGAGAAAGAGTTTAGCTGCCATACAAAATTGCACATCCGCGGTGGAACAGCTCGGAACGGGCAACCCTCCAGATAACTTTGATGACTACTTGTGCATGGCAGCAAGAACTTCTCGCGAAAGTCTTGATCATTTTTGCAGCGCAGTCATCGAGTTATATCGTGACGAGTACTTACGTAGGCCGACTAGTCATGATGTTGCCCGGTTGTACGAAGCGCATGAACGGAGACACAAGATTCCGGGAATGCTAGGAAGTCTTGATTGTACGCATTTTGTTTGGAGAAATTGTCCCAAAGCGTTGAAGGGACAATACAAGAGAGGTGATCATCCATACCCAACAGTTACGCTTGAAGCTGTTGCTTCACAagacttgtggatttggcatgcttttttTGGTCCTCCAGGGTCGCTCAACGATATCAATGTCTTGATGCAATCGACTTTGTATATGAGGGAGCGAAATTCGACGGCTCCTGACTCGTCTTTTACCGTAAACGACTGTCGTTATAAACGGGGATACTATCTTACCGATGGAATCTATCCTAGGTGGGCAACTCATGTCAAGGTAATGCCATATCCGACTGAAACAAATGACAAGAAGTTCAAGAAAGTTCAAGAATCGGCAAGAAAGGATGTGGAGCGAGCGTTTGGtgttttgaaaggaaaatggGGGATTTTGAATCGGCCATTGCGAGCGATGACGGTCGACAAGATTACTAACATTGTGCACGCGTGTATTATATTGCACAACATGATTATAAAGGATGATGGAAGGGCAATATCACCGGTTCGTATTGTGGATAGGGGAGTTCAAGTGGTTTATAACCACGATGCTGTGGATGAgatagaagatgaagaagttcATCATCGTCTTCGATATGATCTTACAGAGCACGTTGGGAGAACAAAATTTATCCCACCTCGACGACCCGGCGGCTCAACCAACACCGATTgccgatttatttatttagttttttatatttcgtaataaaatgtatgtggttttatgttattttatgttttgtatctttaaatttttaatatctaaatgaaatgtatgtgttttccttatatatttgattagtttatattaaaaagggttagttatataaagtttataaagttaaggataaattattgaaatgtgaagaaaaggttgggagtttcggatgccactaaaaaaaggttgaaaaaatattggagggttgaaatgaggtggagtaatttgattggataaaATTGAGGGTTGAGAGGGTTGAGCTCTCCGGCTCCCTCCCCCTAAGTAGAAATAACAAAAACAGTAAGTACAAAATAGTGGTATATATTGAGGGACCAAGAACAAAAAAGTGATAAAAGAAAGAGAGATAGTCAGAGGACCAAAGTTGAAGTGAAAATTGATAAATTGGGTCACTTTTTGGGTCAGGTTTGTGTCCGGTTTAGGCGGGAGTCCATGTGCCGTGCCGTGCCGTGCCATGCCACAAGAAGGGTGGTGGTGGTTTCACCTTTATTCCCTTTGTTTTCTGGTCGGTTGAGCCCACTTTCATGAGACCCGTTTTAGATTTCAATCACTTACATATTCCTTGTACCTTGTTGCTTATGTGTTTGTACGTTATTTTGGCTACTTCCTGCTGCTTTCTTCCTCTATATTTTCTTCTACGAGTAATGATAAACACATGGCAAAAAATCTAGTAGTCACACATGGATTTCATTAGATCTCTCCTAATCTTGACCATTTGATCTGTCCTCTATCAGCACCCGTTTTTACTCtattataactataactatttaTCTACACAAATCGAAAGCATATGCAAGAAATTCATATGTATCAAACATGGAATGTATTAGGTCCATTTTCAGGTTGATATATTAGACCTATGTATCACAACTCTTAAATAGTCCCAAGTTGAGCTCAATGTGTACTTATGTATGTTAATATTATTCTATTCATATTTAGATTTTGATAAGTTGGAAATGAAACTGATTGACTTGTCAAACCAGTTTTCTGAATGATTGTGAGTTTGCAACATTAAAAActagtttttttcttctttttttttgtcatctCGCTTTTGTAATGATGTGACAAACTCGCAAACATAACGATGTGTAAGACCCAATTCATATGCTCGGCTAAAACATACCGGTCGTTATGAACTTGACATGGAGTCATGGATGATATACGTATATGTTTTGAGTTAAACTTGTGCCACATGACTCAACCATCTGAAATTTAAGTTCTAAATAACCACTTAAAGTATCACTACCCATCTTTCGACAAGATAGGGTATTGTTGTTGGAATAACACGAGTCCTAGAAAGCCTAGTACTAATCTGTCCAACTATTGTTACAGCGACAAAATTGTACTCCTGTATCGCAATGATTGATGTATACACGATAAGTACCTACTCTTGTGGTGTTATTGCTAACTATCACCATCATAAAAAGTAATCCAAATTAGCTAGAACGACTTATAAAAAGGtatttttgttcattcataCAAAGCGTAACAACCTGAATCTCGTTTATGATGTTCAGTTGCTAACAAGAAACAATGATTATGTTACAGAAGTACGGAAGCAATATtcgagactttttttttttctttttggtcaaGAGCATAGGTAATCTAGATTCAAGCATTTCATTTTTTGAGAGCTGAATACCAATGCCTCTAAAAACATCTGGGCTAAGTTATAAATAATTGAAAAGAACTTCACTAATGTACATTGCTCAATCCTGGGGTCAACAACATCTCTTGTAATTAACACCAAACAAGAGAAGCTGAAATCGCCAATT harbors:
- the LOC122604729 gene encoding protein ALP1-like, with translation MRDYFVENPKFDPVWFRERFRMSQRLFLNIVADIEQRFVYFQQRIDRSGRKSLAAIQNCTSAVEQLGTGNPPDNFDDYLCMAARTSRESLDHFCSAVIELYRDEYLRRPTSHDVARLYEAHERRHKIPGMLGSLDCTHFVWRNCPKALKGQYKRGDHPYPTVTLEAVASQDLWIWHAFFGPPGSLNDINVLMQSTLYMRERNSTAPDSSFTVNDCRYKRGYYLTDGIYPRWATHVKVMPYPTETNDKKFKKVQESARKDVERAFGVLKGKWGILNRPLRAMTVDKITNIVHACIILHNMIIKDDGRAISPVRIVDRGVQVVYNHDAVDEIEDEEVHHRLRYDLTEHVCVRFRRESMCRAVPCHATRRVVVVSPLFPLFSGRLSPLS